AATACATATTACTCCTCAATATACACATGATTTATAATTAGATTTATAATTAgagtaatgttattcttacactcATATTTTACACCAATATTTACActaaacactgttcaccgtatctATACGATGAACAgtgtttttataaataaaataatactacctccgttcctttttataagagacaactCACTTTTTAGGTtcgttgaataattaatgtatctagtttATAAacagaccaaatacattggttattcaatgaacctaaaaagtgacttttctcttataaaaaggaacggaggtagtaatatttataaaaaatattttttatttttaaaattacggacgacactgttcatgtacggacgtatattaaccaacttcattattgcattaactaaatttttacactgcattaaccaagtttgatgactgctaaaaattattttttttaatacctggatgttgcattaaccaacttcattactacattaatcaagtttttacattgtattaaccaagtttggtgattgctaaaaattatttttaatacctagatgttttattaaccaacttcattactgattaaccaaatttttacactgcattaactaaATTTGaataatgctattcttacacccatgaacagtactttacagtagtcaccaaatttggttaatgcagtgtaaacacttggttaatgcagtaatgaagttggttaatgcaacatcccggtattaaaaataatttttagctgttatcaaacttggttaatgcagtgtaaaaacttgattaatgcagtaatgaagttggttaatacatgtccgtacatgaatagtgtcgttcgtaattttaaaaataaaaataattattttattttaaaaaacactgttcaccgtataaatacggtgaacagtgtttggtgtaagtattagTGTATAATATAAGTGTAAGGATAACATTACTTTTATAATTATAACCCAACAAAAATAAGGTCTCCCCACCAAGttagatattttttttttaagattcttCATCAACTTTAATTTCCTCAATATAGCAATATTGTTGGCATCTTAATTGTGGAAGATATAAACCTAGCAATTTCATGTACTGACAGTTGAAAACAATTTTAAGATATCCTTAATGCTTCCTCAATTGGATCTATTCTAAGTTCTAAGGTATCTAAATATGCCATCCACATAAATTTTATTATCATTGATGGATCAATTACGTATCTTGAAAAAGGAAGATAAGTAGGCATCCTTTCAAAGCAAACAAAGACGTTTCTGATTTGATAGCCAAAATTGTTAAATAACGGTAGCATAACAATCGTATAAAAACTTTTGCAATTTTGATCGGTATAAATGGTATAAATGTTGCGATAATAATTGCAATCTCTGCggtcacaatttttttattatataaaatggaATAACAATATCGATATCTGACGTCTTTCGATATTGTTTTGTCGCGGCCATTTCTGCACACTATTTGAAAGACAAATTCACTAGACACCAATGGAGGAATATCAGTTTTTTGATtgattgaaactgaaattagttaTTCAAGTTAAAAACAAAGGGGGACAAAGTACTTGATTTAAAACACAATAATCTCTTTATATTTATTGAAAATTTAAATacaatatgaaaatcacatatgtTGTGCTCCATGAAATACAAAGCACTTGGAGATCACATGAATAGAAAATATATAGTATAACTAAATTGTAATGACATGACACAATCTTCATTCAATCTTGCTAGCATGTGCTAGAGATATGCTAAGTAAGTAAATAAGTAGTAGATATATAAAGTAAATCAGCAAGGGATAGAGATTCACATGAGTTGATCCTCAATGGTCAATTCCTCAATCATATTCCCATGGTTGAGGCTCCTAAGAGGATTGAAAACTTGAATCTCAGAACACTTGTTTGGTAGGATCATGGAACCAAGGCCTTGATCAAGTGAGTGTTTAGGCACATGATACTTACGCGATATGACAACCGAGTTGATAACTTCATCCATAGGGTGGAAGATCGAGAGGACCTCAAAGCCTCGAAGGTCAGAAGGTTCAACTACTGGATAGAGAAAAGCACGCGCTCCATGAGCACTCCTTAGCATAAGAAGTGCTCCAGGAGCCATGTGCTTCTCCAGATGATCAATAATTCGATTCTTCTCTTCCTTGTTCATACCAACAAGGGCAGCTAGGTAAACAATTTCAAACTCTTTCAAATCGTCAGTCACATCCAATATGTCACTGGTGTGAAAAACCATACGGTTTGACAAGTCAGGATCAGATGACACCAGATGTTCTGCGCTAGAATTAGCCAGAGGGTCGATGTCATAGTTATGAAAAGTGGTTGAAGGTAAATGATTTGATGCCAATACAATTGAAGTAAGGGGAAGAGGTCCAGAACCAATAAAAGCAATTTTGGAAGGGACATGAGAACAGTGTTGGCTAAGGATAGAAAACTCAAGGTGACCAAGTTTGATGTAGTTAGAGTAATAAGGAAAAATATGAAGATGATCAAGAGGGTTTTGGTATGAACCTAAAATAGCCGAGTAGTGTCTCTCCAAATACCCTTCAGCTTCACCACATAGCCTTATGAGGTGTGACCTTTTTTCTTGAATTGTTTTTGGGAGTTTTGTGACATCTATAGGACTAGGTGGCATGCATGTGAGGACAAGCTCAGTGAAAAGCATGTCGACATTTTTGCAAGGTTTGAGTGTTTCAAGACTTGAGATTTGTTCATACAAGTCACACACTTTTTCAATCAATAACTCTTCTTGGCAAACCATGTCGACACTATGAGGTTATGGAAAGACTTGGTTCAAGAAAATATACAACTAGGACATGGGAGGACTCAATATTTATGGACAATTGTGGGGCCCACAAGGATCAAACCCCCTTGAGTTGAGACTTtggtattgtcttttttttttaaaattatattctattctattttcgtGTTGATATTGTTATGTGAGGAAAGtctttttaaaacattatcaTACATTGTTTGATATTAACTAAAAAAGATTTTATAGGTCTTGTAAACATGATTTCATTACAATTTTTAAATAAGTTATTTAGGGAAGTGTTAAAGAAACTGTCAAAAACATAgtagtgttaaaaaaaaagttgtcAAAAAAGGAGTAGAGttaaaaatagttaaatttaTAAATTGAGAATATTTACATTAAAGACATCAACGTTGTCATCTtgtttttagtttctttttatgtacaattttgtttcaaaatattcttattcGGCGGATGAAAGATTTTAGAATCCAAAACCAAAACTTtgtatatttttaaaaacttGAAGTTCTTCTACCTTAAAAAAAACATTCATTAAATGGATCCAAAACCTCGAATGGATTGAGGTTAGATGTGCATGGGAGTTTTTTCAATTTATATGGAATTTTTGGCGTGTTTTTTTTATGGGATAAGGTGAGAGACCTTAATAAATCTCGTACGTAAGCGAGCATTtatctttttttgttttgttttaaaacatttAACAAGGTTATTAACTTTCGGAATATAATAACTCCGGCTAACTATAAATGAATAGTAATTTTATTtacactcttgcttaaaagctcatgagtgaaTCACAATGAACAAATAATAATCAATCCAACTTAGTATCAAAGTGATGCATGAGAGGATCACAAATACAAagaacaaacaaaactctaaaatACACTAATCCTTATTCTCAACTTCGTCATCTTCTTAGGTTTAGACTCCTCCTTTATATTGAACATAACCTATATTAGACTTATTCTAAACAAAATATCACACGagctcttcaaaggaagaaagccgagtatttcttattttcatcagtTTAAATGTACATGTTACATTCTAAACAATAAAGTTTATCTAAAGAAATTTGATGCCAAAGCCCAAAAGGGTATCTTCTTAGGATACTGTGAACGCTCTAAGGCATACAAGGTGTATAACTctgaaatcaacatggttgaAGAGTCAATACACATAAAATTCGATGACAAAGATCTTGAAAATCACATGTCAGAGCTTGTTGAAAGTTTTGCAGAGTTACAGGTATTCGAAGACTCCTCAAAAGCTGGCCTTTCACAAGTTTCTCAAGATTCAACTGCTAGATGTCTAGAAGTTGTTGATCCAAAGGACAGTCAAGCTTCAGAAGTTGTTGGTTCATGAGCCAATCTAACATCTGAAGCTAATCCATAGGCAGAAGGTTCTGAAGTACCTCATGATGGTCTTCAAGAAGCAACACAATCCAAAAACATCTTCAAGTACAAGTCTTCTCATCCAGAAGATCCAAtcattggaaagaaggatagTCATAGGAAAACAAGATCTCCATTCGGAGATGAACACTCTATGCTAGTACTCATCTCCATGATTGAACCTACTTTTGTTGATAAAGTTTTATCAGATGATGGATGGATTGTGGCTATGTAGGAAGAGCTTaactagttttaaaaaaaatgatgtttagGATCTGGTACCCAAACCTCGTCGGAAGAACATTATTAGAACAAAATtgatcttcagaaacaagctcaatgaataaggagaagtggtaagaaataaATCTAGACTTGTAGCTCAAGGCTACAATCAACAATAAGGTATATATTTCTCTAAAACCTTTACACTTGTTGCAAGGTTAGAGGCAATCAGAGTACTCCTTTCCTATGCTATTAATCATAATATTAtcttatatcaaatggatgttaagagtgtatTTTTAAATGGTGTGATTTCTGAAGAAGTGTATACTAAACAAGCTTCTTGATTAGAGATGGagcattaaaataatttaaatagagtagcacccctcaccttataagccggttttgtaaggatgagttaggttaAACTCTAATGTGGAAAAACAAGCATTGTCACAACCCCAATGCTTTAAAGCTATGTAAGTTGAATATAATTCTATACTGCAAAATGGCACGTGGAAACTCACATCTTTACCTCCAAATATCCAAACAATTAGCGGCAAATAGGGTTTTCAAGACCAAAGAAAATCCTGATGGGAGTATAAACAAGTATAAAGCATGCCTCGTGACCAAAGGATTTAATCAGCAGTAGGGATTCTACTTCCATGAAATATTTTCATGGTAAAGCCAACAACAATTTGAGTAATTCCGACACTAACTCTCACCTACAAACGGGAAGTCCAACAAGTTGACATCAATAACGCATTACTCAATGGATATTTGCAAGAGGATATTTATATGCAATAACCCCTGGCTTTGAAGATTCGAATTTAGAGTTAGTTCACAAGCTCATCAAAGCTATATTTGGCCTCAAACAAGCTCCATGTGAATGGTATGAAAAACTCCACCGCGCATTGGTTCATTTTGGTTTTAACTCAAGTAAATGTGATTATTCTATGTTCATTTACAATCATCACAATATCAAAATATATGCGCTTGTCTATGTAGTCGATATTCTCATAACATGAGCTTTTTGACAAACTTTACACGTAGTTTCACTTAAGAAACTTAGTGTCCCTCAGCATTTTCTTCGTATTGAAGTTCATCATCAGGCCAATGGAACTCTTCTTCTTACACATACCGAGTACATTCATGACTTATTATCCAAAGTCCATATGATGGAATCAAAGGGTGTGGCTACGCCCCTGTTCAGTCACTGCAAACTATGCAAACACGACAGTGGTTTCATAACAGATTCACTCATGTATAGTTGGGGCCTTACAATACTTAACTCTCACTCGACATGACATAACTTTCTCAGGCAACACAGTATGGCAATTCATGTTCTTACCACTGGATTCCCATTGAGCTGTAGTTAAACGAATTCTACATTATTTAAGTGGTACGGAAACACACAGTTTATTACTTGTACCGACCTTGCATCAACCAAAATTTCTCTATGTGTCTACAACGATTCAGATTGGGCAGCTGACCTTGATAACGGTCGTTTCAACGTCTCGTTCATGTGAATTCATTGTACCAAATTTAGTTGATTGGAGCGCGAAGAAACAAGTGCTTGTAGCACGCTTAAGCACAAAAGCCAAATGCATGGCCTGGACACATACCACAAGTGAATTATTATGGATTGAATCTCTTCTACATGAACTGCATGTTGAGTATCATGTGCCCACCTTACTATGTGACAAGCTCATTGTTGTCCTGCTATCTCATAACCTGATACTGCACGCGAGGACCAATCACATTGAGCCTAATATTCACGTTGTTAAGGAGAAGATAGTGGCCAAACAACTTCACATACAACATGTTCCAGCTCATGCCTAACTGGCTGATGCACTCACCAAATCATTACCAACAACTATGTAGAATTTTGAAACAAACTCAAAGTGATTTTGTTGCAACCACCGTGATCTTGAAGGGGTGTATTAGAAGAGAGTACATGTATGTATGCTCCTAAGCTATGCATGAGAATGTAAGTGATCCTAGCTTTGACAAGGAGTTACTTAGGGATATAACTAACCTAAATTTAGTTACAACCATCTCAAAAAGGAGAGGTTATATAAGCTAACTTTTGTAATGCTATGATCAATCAATTAACAAAACAAGCAAAGCTTGATCACAATGATGAAGTTCATATTCTTCTCTTTCTTCATGAACAAGTTATTGTTCTAACTATGCATGATCCTTCTAGATTTTGTATCATATGATATTTGGCTggtaaaattaattttgtttataaagattcattgtatattttattttcaacacACAATCAATTaatcacatttttttcttcataatttttatcatttatctttttgatttatatatatatatatatatatatatatatatatatatatatatatatatatatatatatatatatatatatatatatatatatatatatatatatatatatatatatatttactccaagagtaagttattataacttactccacatcttgaccattgattcttttcaatctaatggttaagaataataaaagtaataattttctctctccacatttaattacttattatttttaatcattagattgaaaaaaatcAATGGTCAAGATATGGAGTAagatataataacttactcttggagtaaatataactctccttttatatatatatatatatatatatatatatatatatatatatatatatatatatatatatatatatatatatatatatatatatatatatatatataatagttaaCACTTTTTAAAAGAGTTAAATTTGTCATCAAAAGtttattcttttataaaaaaaaaagaagataaaagtacAATTAAGAATTATTTGTCAACTCTTCTCCTACGTTTCAAATTTCACAGCAATGTAAAAAGTTAactaacaaaaaaagaaaaagaaaatagtgaCTAATAAAGAAAAGGAGGCCCATCACGGTGATGATTGAATTGGTAGTCGCAATTCAtgcctttttaaatttttttctttaacgAAAACACACAGAGATTGTAGAGAGAGATTGTTTCGATATTTGACTTGTCTTTGATTCCAAAATACTTTTGGTTTCACACTTTAGTTTAACTTAACATTTATAATGATTATTTGATAGATTTTACgattatttcaaatttttttatattcgtttttctTAAATGGAACATTCATTTTtgacattctataacataaacatacattattgaataTCAAAACCTAGTTAAAttgtaattttttcaaaaaattgtatttcaaaaatgatttttataaaaatctatttaaaatagcttcaaaattacgtgattttttgaaattttgatatccaaatttttttctcataaataaatgaaatacctaaaatcacattttaagaataattattcaaaccaaatttttatttgaaacatttataaaaagtttctttgtaaaattattttacacaaaaaattgtaacactataaaaattactttaaaaaaaacaaaaacaaacggaCCCTATATTTGTAGATTCCGAGTATGAGAAACCGGGATGGGACTTTCACCTATTCGGAATCTAAATTGTCTCGACCTTTCAAAAAGAAGAATAACTAATATTTTAAGCCTTTCGTCCTTGCATGCTTTATATTTGGAAGACTACGTACATTACGAATTTGAGAAACTGGGATGAGACCTCTACTTGCTCGGAATCAAAAATGTCTCGACCTTCTGAGAGGACGAACAATTAAGAACTTAAGCGCTTCGCCCTTATTAGGCCTCACGCTTGGAGGACTATGTACATTTCGAGGTGTCTAGCCcgaatatcctactaagttgctCAAGCCCATAATACCTACTAAGTCGCATAACAGAATCAGGCCACAGAGTTACAACCAATTCGGCTAACATAATCAGATCACGGAGTAACAACCAATCCGACCAACAGAGTCAGACCACAGAGTAACAACCAATTCGTCCAATCGAGCCAAACCACAAAGTAACAATCAATCCGATCAACAGAGTCAGGCCACAAAGTAACAACCCACCCAGTCAACAGAGCCAAACCACGTAGTAACAAATCATCCGACATATATTCATGAACATTTAAGAGGATGCTCGAACATGTCTCCTACATAATAATTACCGAATCAATCTATATTAATTTATGACATAGTATAAAAGAGAGatctcaaaaaaaaagaaaattgacaatttaacaaaaaaaaatatttaaaactgcCATGTCTCCCGACCAGCAttggagaaattatcaacattgtTTTTCAATAACAATATTGATTGAAATAAAATAGTAACTTAAAAAAGTAAAGAAGTTTAAAAATGAATACAATACTATCTGATGTAATCTAACACAAGTGTAGTGATGGTCCCGCATGTAATAGACATGGGACACAAAACTCAGCCAATATATATCTCTACAAGTTACAATGACTCTCCCACACGAAAAAGATTATCTCCTAAAAGAGATTCTGTCCGAAAGAAGTTGACTTGAAAATAATACATATCTTATTGGGAGTATCATACTGAAATTCAAGTGCGACTTATAAATTATACATCAATTGTACATTAGTTAAGAAGATGATTGATAAGAGAGATCAGTTATATGTATATTTAACTTCGAATTTTAGATGAAAATAAAGTTTTAATACTTTAAGGTAAGTAAAGTACAATGACAAGCAAAACAAAGTAAAATAACttgataaaaaaaaagtaaagtaaAGTAACAATTTGTGAGGTGTGAAGATATATACacaacaaagaagaaaaagaaaaacatataattatacaaagaaaTTTATTTATCCAATTTAACGAATCTGATATTCTCTGgaaaaaaatgcatatttaatttattatactTTTAAGAGTTAttacaaatatattataaaaaagttACAAGAAAAATATTCACTCAATATCGGACTCGGACTCTCAGCTTTATTGTCGCCACTGATAGCTAGGACACTTCGCAGGTGATCGTCGGATCACCGCCACCGTTGTTCTAGTGTTGCCATTGACACGCCACAAACATACGACAATATCGAGTAGTACAAAAAGttgtcgaaccacagagaccaaatGAATGATTATCAATTTCTATCTTATCTTTATGTAGCTAAAACTATCGAACATTGGGGTTTTCAGTTTAAATAGATGAAATTTTAAGgatagaaaattattctaaaaaaaacAGGACCTAGGGTACACAATTCTTGTCTACACATACTCACATGAAAGTAGGTGTTGTCTaattttctctattttctctACTTTCATCAGCGTGTTGTCCAGTCTCAGATAAATAATTTTTCCCCTTTCGTCGACCCGATTCATCTATTTGAGAGCAATCTCGTGCAACTATAAAGACGAGACTTTCTCAATTGAATTCGGGACACTTTCGTCGTCTAGTTACTCAGTTGTCTAGAATTCTGCTACTGAGTATTGAAACATACCCTTTCAGCATATGATCGGTACTTGGATTACCTTTACTTTCGTCAAAGATTTATGCTTTAGAAATTTGGAGTTCTAAAATAATTCCAGCTTAGTTTCTCATAATCAAACGATTGAGGATTCAACTGAGATATGTCATGAGACAATCCTCATGACCCTTAGTTCCTAGAACATACTCACTCATATTCAACAGTAAAGTAAATAAAACATACATAGCAATTTCATACATGATCAAAGGAAAATAATAGCAGTAACAATATGCAAATAGAACCTGGATTGAAAACAAAAAAGACTTGATTAAAGAAGCTCCAATGGAGATGAGCATAATACTTTGACAGAAGATGAAACTTGCAATGAAAAGTAAACTTTGGTGAAGGACAAAACTAGGTCTATGAGATGTTTATTGTTCTCCTATTTTCTAAGAAAATATAGGTAGACAAACTCCTTGGATCGCATAAATTCGTGCCCTTTCATCCAGGtacttttttttaaagaaaaacatatggaactgttagctgaagatttcgttttatattgtttgtccttcgaaggagttgagaatcgaaggaaagatggttactgatggccatcccttaaaaagtgaaagaatggctactgatggtcatgcctcgaagatacagacttctaagttcgttgaagatagtgaacactgaaagactaatgaaagcatatgtcttcgggacttagacaaaatttataaagtatatattttgttactacttagcgtgttttttagtagtgtttgtttaatacactgccacgcgtcgaagacggactcaggcgggaagatttgaaattcgaagacagtatcgtaactgtccaaatacagatggcttcgctggaagttctgatgagaaacgtggcagcagattagtgtaggaccgttaaggtcgaaactagtataaataggggtctttatgttaggattccgtgtgttcattttgtacaaatcactcacatatttactcaagtatcaagtgttacgagaaagagttcgctgagaaaatgtacgtatgacaccaccattttaatacatgtgtattgtatttcattttcgaatacatttctgagttactgcattccatttatttcttgtcatttacattcctgcatctttattttactttcgaatttactttcatgatcatttacttttaaagtccttaacgtttctgcagtttaagatcctttatgttttaacaatttttaagtttcatatgttatgttatttatttttcttgttgaagttataattacatataacgaagcaattaccaagattcttgaatcgaacaatactcatcgaagaggacaaattacgaatatgattcaaatgaacattgataacaatcttcttgactatgtgtcctaggatcaatctagtcgatcctgcaagtaaccaaatcatatttattatagtttggaagactagcggttgtttaccggaaatcaccgtaaacaaattggcacgcccagtgggacagtgtcacgcgGATTNNNNNNNNNNNNNNNNNNNNNNNNNNNNNNNNNNNNNNNNNNNNNNNNNNNNNNNNNNNNNNNNNNNNNNNNNNNNNNNNNNNNNNNNNNNNNNNNNNNNCATACAAATGTGGATGACACCAGGGAAGAGGACCTTGAAGGAGATGAAAAGAATCTTCATACAAGTGTGGATGACACCATGAAAGAGGACCTTAAAGTAGATGAAAAGAATCTTCATACAAGTGTGGATGACACCATAAAAGAGGACCTTCAAGTAGATGACTAGGATCTTAATGAAGTTGTTGAAACCGTGTGGTATTGCTCTTTACTTTTTAGATAACTAATCTTTCATGAAGTAGATTATGATATTCTTAATCTGACTCCtattaaagaaaagaaaacttATACTTGGATATGTTATCTTTGCCCCATGTTCTATTGCTCTTTACTGTTTAGATAACTAATCTTTCATAGTGTAGTGATTTTTGCACACTTATATATGCTCACTGAGTGGTGTTTAACAATCCAGCATAGCTTATGGTCTAAGATGCTTATGGTCTATAATCatgttaaaatgacatgtttaaTAACCATCTTGTCAAATTAAGTGTGAATCAAACAGATGCATTCTCTGTTCGACAGAAAGTTATTACTTATGAATTCAAACTGTTTAGAAATTTCAAGTTTGAACTATAGCTATGACGATTCATGTGGTGCTAATTGCCTCCTGGTTTCTGCTTTATTCCATGAGCTGTGCATTGAATGTCCTTGCCACATATTTAAATTGTGAGTTTTTAGTGGAATCATGTTTCAGGTTCCTTTGGTTTTGATAACTAACTACCTGCAAGATAAATT
The Vicia villosa cultivar HV-30 ecotype Madison, WI linkage group LG6, Vvil1.0, whole genome shotgun sequence genome window above contains:
- the LOC131612807 gene encoding nicotianamine synthase-like is translated as MVCQEELLIEKVCDLYEQISSLETLKPCKNVDMLFTELVLTCMPPSPIDVTKLPKTIQEKRSHLIRLCGEAEGYLERHYSAILGSYQNPLDHLHIFPYYSNYIKLGHLEFSILSQHCSHVPSKIAFIGSGPLPLTSIVLASNHLPSTTFHNYDIDPLANSSAEHLVSSDPDLSNRMVFHTSDILDVTDDLKEFEIVYLAALVGMNKEEKNRIIDHLEKHMAPGALLMLRSAHGARAFLYPVVEPSDLRGFEVLSIFHPMDEVINSVVISRKYHVPKHSLDQGLGSMILPNKCSEIQVFNPLRSLNHGNMIEELTIEDQLM